A single region of the Kwoniella botswanensis chromosome 1, complete sequence genome encodes:
- a CDS encoding phosphatidylserine decarboxylase — MPDAIDKSVPDEHRIHSVGAWKSQDKRHHHKFLNDTVEYVEQNPKPLHPSLKEFKEIVEGSTRLSMLFQLMFEQVPNNKEYLKDPTGQDSQVRDFDHLLKLMNHVISHAPRWTDPGHKAGLVGVPVQALLDWPMGTSAGFCVFQDPLVNEQLKKILDVWGSYLTSPESADVLGKGKTDWFGPTGLPSLEEVANKAGGTDLKFHELFQCDPKADHYGYTSWDNFFTRQFHWENRPVASPDDQSVVVNSCESKMYKVARDVKARDKFWVKGQPYSVLDILNFDKDYSEEFVGGTIYQAFLSALSYHRWHSPVSGKIKKIVQVDGTYYSEPLFVDFTQDQKADMTGETTSQEYLSCTATRAIIFIEADNPRIGLMAFVGIGMTEVSTCDTTVKEGQHVEKGEELGMFHFGGSTHCQLFRKGVKLSGFPEESDHNVPVRSRLCVVE, encoded by the exons ATGCCAGACGCCATAGACAAGAGTGTACCCGATGAACACCGTATTCACAGT GTCGGTGCATGGAAATCACAAGATAAGAGACATCATCACAAGTTTTTGAATGATACTGTAGAATATGTCGAACAGAATCCTAAACCTTTACATCCTTCCTTGAAAGAGTTCAAAGAGATAGTAGAGGGGAGTACAAGGTTGTCTATGTTATTCCAATTGATGTTTGAGCAG GTCCCAAATAACAAAGAATACCTTAAAGATCCCACAGGTCAAGATTCGCAAGTGAGAGATTTCGACCATCTCCTTAAACTTATGAATCACGTTATATCGCATGCTCCACGATGGACCGACCCAGGACATAAAGCTGGATTAGTAGGTGTACCTGTACAGGCATTGTTGGATTGGCCAATGGGTACTTCAGCTGGGTTTTGTGTTTTCCAAGATCCGTTGGTTAATGAACAG CTCAAGAAAATCCTGGACGTATGGGGCTCATACCTCACATCGCCCGAGTCAGCCGACGTCCTAGGTAAAGGCAAGACCGACTGGTTTGGTCCAACTGGCTTACCAAGCTTGGAGGAGGTGGCCAACAAAGCCGGTGGAACTGATTTGAAGTTCCACGAATTATTCCAATGCGACCCCAAAGCTGACCATTACGGATATACCTCATGGGACAACTTCTTTACACGTCAATTTCACTGGGAAAATCGTCCAGTAGCTTCTCCAGACGATCAAAGCGTCGTGGTGAACTCTTGCGAATCGAAAATGTACAAGGTGGCGAGGGACGTCAAAGCAAGAGATAAGTTCTGGGTTAAAGGTCAACCATATTCTGTTTTAGATATACTCAATTTCGATAAAGATTATTCGGAGGAGTTTGTGGGAGGAACAATCTATCAAGCATTCTTAAGTGCATTAAGTTATCATAGATGGCATTCACCCGTTTCAGGaaaaatcaagaagatcgtcCAAGTGGATGGAACTTATTACAGTGAACCGTTATTTGTAGACTTCACACAAGATCaaaaagctgatatgacgGGTGAAACTACGAGTCAAGAGTATTTGTCATGCACGGCAACGCGAGCGATCATTTTCATAGAAGCGGATAATCCAAGGATTGGATTGATGGCGTTTGTAGGTATTGGAATGACAGAGGTTTCCACTTGTGATACGACGGTCAAGGAGGGTCAACATGtagagaaaggagaggaacTTGG AATGTTCCATTTCGGCGGATCAACACATTGTCAGCTATTTAGGAAAGGAGTGAAATTATCGGGTTTCCCAGAAGAGTCGGATCACAACGTACCTGTGAGAAGTAGATTGTGTGTGGTAGAATAG